In one Umezawaea sp. Da 62-37 genomic region, the following are encoded:
- the arfB gene encoding alternative ribosome rescue aminoacyl-tRNA hydrolase ArfB has protein sequence MPEDLPVTRTLVLPAAELRERFSRSSGPGGQGVNTADSRVELTFDLANSPSIPDWLKTRMLERLTTRLVDGVLTVKASEHRAQLQNRTAARARLATMLRDAAAAPPPVRRPTKPSRGSKERRIAEKKRRAITKRGRTGDFND, from the coding sequence GTGCCCGAGGACTTGCCCGTGACGCGGACGCTGGTACTACCGGCGGCCGAACTCCGCGAACGCTTCTCCAGGTCCTCGGGCCCCGGCGGCCAAGGCGTCAACACGGCCGACAGCCGCGTCGAACTCACCTTCGACCTCGCCAACTCACCGTCCATCCCGGACTGGCTGAAAACCCGCATGCTCGAACGCCTCACCACCCGCCTCGTCGACGGCGTGCTCACCGTCAAAGCCAGCGAACACCGCGCCCAACTCCAAAACCGCACCGCCGCCCGCGCCCGCCTGGCCACCATGCTCCGCGACGCCGCAGCCGCCCCACCCCCGGTCCGCCGCCCCACAAAACCAAGCCGCGGCTCAAAAGAACGCCGAATCGCCGAGAAGAAACGCCGCGCCATCACCAAACGCGGCCGCACCGGCGACTTCAACGACTGA
- a CDS encoding RNA polymerase sigma factor, producing MPEHEDPGGPPDDRVEVLQALEKLPPGQRAVVVLKYWEDQSITETARLLGRTEGTVKSQASKGLTALRALLRFDPTAVGDQR from the coding sequence TTGCCCGAACACGAGGATCCCGGCGGTCCGCCGGACGACCGGGTCGAAGTGCTCCAGGCGTTGGAGAAGTTGCCTCCTGGGCAGCGCGCCGTGGTGGTGCTCAAATATTGGGAAGACCAGTCCATCACCGAGACCGCGCGCCTGCTGGGCCGGACCGAGGGCACGGTCAAGAGCCAGGCGTCCAAGGGACTCACCGCGCTGCGCGCCCTGCTGCGCTTCGACCCGACCGCAGTGGGGGATCAGCGATGA
- the purM gene encoding phosphoribosylformylglycinamidine cyclo-ligase, translating into MEHVDVSAETDNAKATYAAAGVSIAAGDEAVEKLKPWAAKAHRPEVLGGIGGFAGLFQLKLDRWKEPVLAASTDGVGTKIAVAQAMDKHDTIGHDLVAMVVDDLVVCGAEPLFMQDYIAVGRVVPDKIAALVKGIAEGCVLAGCALLGGETAEHPGLMGDDDYDISGTGVGVVEASRMLGPDRVRPGDVVIGMGSSGLHSNGYSLARHVLLELARMPLEGHVEEFGRTLGEEMLEPTRIYAKDCLALAAEAEVRTFAHITGGGLTANLARVLPAGVHADLDRGTWTPAPVFALIAQRGRVEREEMEKTFNMGVGMMAVVSPEDVDRALAVLTARHVPAWVLGEVNKASDANASRATLAGDHPRF; encoded by the coding sequence ATGGAGCACGTTGACGTGAGTGCCGAGACCGACAACGCCAAGGCGACGTACGCCGCGGCCGGAGTGAGCATCGCCGCTGGGGACGAGGCGGTGGAGAAGCTCAAGCCGTGGGCGGCGAAGGCGCACCGCCCCGAGGTCCTCGGTGGCATCGGCGGGTTCGCGGGCTTGTTCCAGCTGAAGCTCGACCGCTGGAAGGAGCCCGTGCTCGCGGCCTCCACCGACGGCGTCGGCACCAAGATCGCCGTCGCCCAGGCCATGGACAAGCACGACACCATCGGCCACGACCTGGTCGCGATGGTCGTGGACGACCTGGTCGTCTGCGGCGCCGAACCGCTGTTCATGCAGGACTACATCGCCGTCGGCCGGGTCGTCCCGGACAAGATCGCCGCACTGGTCAAGGGCATCGCCGAGGGCTGCGTCCTCGCGGGCTGCGCCCTGCTCGGCGGCGAGACCGCCGAGCACCCCGGCCTGATGGGCGACGACGACTACGACATCTCCGGCACCGGAGTGGGTGTCGTCGAGGCCTCCAGGATGCTCGGCCCGGACCGGGTCCGCCCCGGTGACGTCGTCATCGGCATGGGCTCGTCCGGCCTGCACTCCAACGGCTACTCGCTGGCCCGCCACGTGCTCCTGGAACTCGCCAGGATGCCGCTGGAGGGCCACGTCGAGGAGTTCGGCCGCACCCTCGGCGAGGAGATGCTGGAACCGACCCGCATCTACGCCAAGGACTGCCTCGCGCTGGCCGCCGAGGCCGAGGTGCGCACGTTCGCCCACATCACCGGCGGCGGCCTGACCGCGAACCTGGCCCGCGTACTGCCCGCCGGCGTGCACGCCGACCTCGACCGCGGCACCTGGACGCCCGCTCCCGTGTTCGCCCTGATCGCCCAGCGCGGCCGGGTCGAGCGCGAGGAGATGGAGAAGACGTTCAACATGGGCGTCGGCATGATGGCCGTCGTGTCGCCCGAGGACGTCGACCGCGCGCTCGCCGTCCTGACCGCCCGCCACGTGCCCGCCTGGGTGCTCGGCGAGGTCAACAAGGCCTCCGACGCCAACGCGTCCCGCGCGACGCTGGCCGGGGACCACCCGAGGTTCTGA
- the purF gene encoding amidophosphoribosyltransferase, whose product MDTIDSDPREECGVFGVWAPGEDVAKLTYYGLYALQHRGQEAAGISVGDGSQVVVFKDLGLVSQVFDEQVLQSLKGHVAIGHCRYSTTGSTTWENAQPTFRTTAAGSGLSLGHNGNLVNTAELLERAKKLGIMSRNGATTDSDLICGLLAATAADIGIEQAALELLPTLRGAFCLTFSDENTLYAARDPHGVRPLVLGRLERGWVAASETAALDIVGASFVREVEPGELIAIDENGLRSTRFGTPEPKGCIFEYVYLARPDTTISGRGVHATRVEIGRRLAAEHPAEADLVIPVPESGTPAAIGYAQASGIPYGSGLVKNAYVGRTFIQPSQTIRQLGIRLKLNPLRDVIRGKRLVVVDDSIVRGNTQRALVRMLREAGALEVHVRIASPPVKWPCFYGIDFASRAELVANGLDLDGIRRSVGADTLGYVSLEQLIAATEQPKTRLCSACFDGEYPIALPEDALMGKHLLEGIKGVAGSAAPVLPTGYGAEDALQRP is encoded by the coding sequence GTGGACACCATCGACTCCGACCCGCGCGAAGAGTGCGGTGTTTTCGGCGTGTGGGCTCCTGGCGAGGACGTCGCCAAGCTCACCTACTACGGCCTTTACGCCCTCCAGCACCGCGGTCAAGAGGCCGCGGGCATCTCGGTGGGCGACGGCAGCCAGGTCGTCGTCTTCAAGGACCTCGGCCTCGTCAGCCAGGTGTTCGACGAGCAGGTGCTCCAGTCGCTGAAGGGCCACGTGGCCATCGGCCACTGCCGCTACTCCACGACCGGGTCGACGACCTGGGAGAACGCGCAGCCGACGTTCCGCACCACCGCCGCGGGCAGTGGTCTGTCGCTCGGCCACAACGGCAACCTGGTGAACACCGCCGAGCTGCTGGAGCGCGCCAAGAAGCTGGGCATCATGTCCCGCAACGGCGCCACCACCGACTCGGACCTGATCTGCGGCCTGCTGGCCGCGACCGCCGCCGACATCGGCATCGAGCAGGCCGCGCTGGAACTCCTGCCGACGCTGCGCGGCGCGTTCTGCCTGACGTTCTCCGACGAGAACACGCTGTACGCGGCCCGCGACCCGCACGGCGTCCGCCCGCTGGTGCTCGGCCGCCTGGAGCGGGGCTGGGTCGCCGCGAGCGAGACGGCCGCGCTGGACATCGTGGGCGCGTCGTTCGTCCGCGAGGTCGAGCCGGGCGAGCTGATCGCCATCGACGAGAACGGCCTGCGCTCCACGAGGTTCGGCACGCCCGAGCCCAAGGGCTGCATCTTCGAGTACGTCTACCTGGCCCGCCCGGACACCACGATCTCCGGCCGCGGCGTGCACGCCACCCGCGTGGAGATCGGCCGCAGGCTGGCCGCCGAGCACCCGGCCGAGGCCGACCTGGTCATCCCGGTCCCGGAGTCCGGCACGCCCGCCGCGATCGGCTACGCGCAGGCCTCCGGCATCCCGTACGGCTCCGGCCTGGTCAAGAACGCCTACGTCGGCCGGACGTTCATCCAGCCGTCGCAGACGATCCGCCAGCTGGGCATCCGGCTGAAGCTGAACCCGCTGCGGGACGTCATCCGCGGCAAGCGGCTCGTCGTCGTGGACGACTCGATCGTGCGCGGCAACACCCAGCGCGCCCTGGTCCGGATGCTCCGCGAGGCGGGTGCGCTCGAGGTGCACGTCCGCATCGCGTCGCCGCCGGTCAAGTGGCCGTGCTTCTACGGCATCGACTTCGCCTCGCGCGCCGAACTGGTCGCGAACGGCCTCGACCTGGACGGCATCCGCCGTTCCGTCGGCGCCGACACCCTCGGCTACGTGTCGCTCGAGCAGCTCATCGCGGCCACCGAGCAGCCCAAGACGCGGCTGTGCAGCGCGTGCTTCGACGGCGAGTACCCGATCGCGCTGCCCGAGGACGCCCTGATGGGCAAGCACCTCCTGGAGGGCATCAAGGGAGTGGCGGGCTCGGCCGCTCCGGTCCTGCCCACCGGGTACGGTGCCGAGGACGCCCTGCAAAGGCCCTGA
- a CDS encoding maleylpyruvate isomerase N-terminal domain-containing protein: protein MPAGWTTQRWTEVFLDQSAMFREAVAEADPAANVPSCPGWTFADLAVHVARFLETSIEYLRTGSTVRLKPPPPPVGASPIEYLDTQLADAAEVLPLVPGNRPTWTFSPAAPDLAWVWHRRIAHELDLRRWDAQAALRQLVLGDADLAADGIDEALGTLLAAKYTTDVPLETAGTVIVRCTDVPEGWHVRLTPGEVPEVRAVAPGEVADVEVDGEAQLIHYGLWGRLPLKSVGDEAVLRAVRMDR from the coding sequence GTGCCAGCAGGATGGACCACGCAGCGGTGGACCGAGGTCTTCCTCGACCAGTCCGCCATGTTCCGCGAGGCGGTCGCCGAGGCCGACCCGGCCGCGAACGTGCCGAGCTGCCCCGGCTGGACCTTCGCCGACCTCGCGGTGCACGTCGCGCGGTTCCTGGAGACGTCGATCGAGTACCTGCGCACCGGCAGCACCGTGCGGCTGAAGCCGCCACCCCCGCCAGTGGGCGCGTCGCCGATCGAGTACCTCGACACCCAGCTCGCCGACGCCGCCGAGGTGCTGCCCCTGGTGCCCGGCAACCGGCCGACCTGGACGTTCTCGCCCGCCGCGCCCGACCTGGCGTGGGTGTGGCACCGCCGGATCGCGCACGAGCTGGACCTGCGCCGCTGGGACGCCCAGGCCGCGCTGCGCCAGCTGGTCCTCGGCGACGCCGACCTGGCCGCCGACGGCATCGACGAGGCGCTGGGCACGCTGCTGGCCGCGAAGTACACGACCGACGTGCCGCTGGAGACCGCCGGGACGGTGATCGTGCGCTGCACCGACGTGCCTGAGGGCTGGCACGTCCGGCTGACCCCCGGCGAGGTCCCCGAGGTGCGGGCGGTGGCTCCCGGCGAGGTGGCCGACGTCGAGGTCGACGGCGAGGCCCAGCTGATCCACTACGGCCTGTGGGGGCGCCTGCCGCTCAAGTCCGTCGGCGACGAGGCCGTGCTGCGGGCAGTGAGGATGGACCGATGA
- a CDS encoding alpha/beta hydrolase, with protein MNDPEVLYGQLASGDAGRIAAAGDPLNGAISAVGRARESVAGGGSTAKAGWTGQASEKFGARAELSTRAAAAAAERLGVGVDVTQAASRAYSQMRGSADQVISVWRGRSPLMDLRQTIELAEKVNTALTGVKSGYEQVLRSYASALGQVKPGFEETAKADPGWAKTVAAMRTSATVPGPGTDPKQVAAWWKSLTKEQQDELLRTGFQDLGQLRGLPSGVLDQANRARITDDARRFGAERDRLDAAMAERAAALGIDPTTSDGQTRLLNDPRYASLMEDRQVAATKAENAAMAQKSVDSADDFAKGKGWTDTEGLPDARVLAYDPYGPRGDGGMAIAYGDPDTAKNVAVCVPGTGSKLDSFGIEQSGNLREQMGADGNATIQWLGYDAPGWTPGEVGSPELAKEGGGNLVADVDGYRAAADAAGNHQHLTVIGHSYGSTTVGYAGMNGLAADDIAFVGSPGVGASNVDQLSAGPGHVYAGATEHDPVVQGTSSDWFTADGSSTGPYDKGFGAKVFGTPDSTSLLGAHSDYYDPGSESVSNLAKIATGDGGSVTSQKWYDSPTGPTLPGSNLPGVGPVVDLVSDVGSGSVEMVGDVVVGTGHVVGDLFSGNWSDAGHGAVATGTELLNDAGDLVVGTVGNVAEFGRDVYDGAGGVVKKIGSWF; from the coding sequence GTGAACGACCCCGAGGTCCTCTACGGACAGCTGGCGTCCGGTGACGCGGGCCGGATCGCCGCCGCGGGCGATCCCCTCAACGGCGCGATCAGCGCGGTGGGCAGGGCGCGCGAATCGGTCGCCGGCGGCGGTTCGACCGCGAAGGCGGGCTGGACCGGCCAGGCCTCGGAGAAGTTCGGTGCCCGCGCCGAGCTGTCCACGAGGGCCGCGGCCGCGGCGGCCGAACGGCTGGGCGTCGGCGTCGACGTCACGCAGGCCGCCTCCCGCGCTTACTCGCAGATGCGGGGCAGCGCGGACCAGGTCATCTCGGTGTGGCGGGGCCGCTCGCCGCTGATGGACCTCCGGCAGACGATCGAGCTGGCCGAGAAGGTCAACACCGCGCTCACCGGCGTGAAGAGCGGTTACGAACAGGTCCTGCGGTCCTACGCGTCGGCGCTGGGGCAGGTGAAGCCGGGCTTCGAGGAGACGGCGAAAGCCGATCCCGGCTGGGCGAAGACCGTCGCGGCCATGCGCACCTCCGCCACCGTTCCCGGCCCCGGCACCGACCCCAAGCAGGTCGCGGCCTGGTGGAAGTCGCTCACCAAGGAGCAGCAGGACGAGTTGCTGCGCACCGGGTTCCAGGACCTCGGTCAGTTGCGCGGCCTGCCCTCGGGTGTGCTCGACCAGGCCAACCGGGCCAGGATCACCGACGACGCGCGGCGCTTCGGCGCGGAGCGCGACCGGCTCGACGCGGCGATGGCCGAGCGGGCTGCCGCGCTGGGCATCGACCCGACCACCTCCGACGGCCAGACCAGGCTGCTCAACGACCCGCGGTACGCGTCGCTCATGGAGGACCGGCAGGTCGCCGCGACCAAGGCGGAGAACGCCGCCATGGCCCAGAAGAGCGTCGACAGCGCCGACGACTTCGCCAAGGGCAAGGGGTGGACCGACACCGAGGGCCTGCCCGACGCCCGTGTGCTCGCCTACGACCCCTACGGCCCGCGTGGCGACGGGGGGATGGCGATCGCCTACGGCGATCCGGACACCGCGAAGAACGTGGCCGTGTGCGTGCCGGGCACCGGATCCAAGTTGGACAGCTTCGGCATCGAGCAGTCCGGGAACCTGCGCGAGCAGATGGGCGCCGACGGCAACGCCACCATCCAGTGGCTCGGCTACGACGCCCCCGGCTGGACGCCCGGCGAGGTCGGCAGCCCCGAGTTGGCCAAGGAGGGCGGCGGCAACCTGGTCGCCGACGTGGACGGCTACCGCGCGGCGGCCGACGCGGCGGGCAACCACCAGCACCTGACCGTGATCGGGCACTCCTACGGCAGCACGACGGTCGGCTACGCGGGCATGAACGGCCTCGCCGCCGACGACATCGCGTTCGTCGGCTCCCCCGGCGTGGGCGCCTCCAACGTCGACCAGCTCTCCGCGGGCCCCGGCCACGTCTACGCGGGGGCCACCGAGCACGACCCCGTCGTGCAGGGCACCAGCTCCGACTGGTTCACCGCCGACGGCTCGTCGACCGGCCCGTACGACAAGGGTTTCGGCGCCAAGGTGTTCGGCACCCCGGACTCGACCAGCCTGCTCGGCGCGCACTCCGACTACTACGACCCCGGCAGCGAGTCGGTGTCCAACCTGGCCAAGATCGCCACCGGCGACGGCGGCTCGGTGACCTCCCAGAAGTGGTACGACAGCCCCACCGGCCCCACCCTGCCGGGATCGAACCTGCCCGGTGTGGGACCGGTGGTCGACCTCGTCAGCGACGTCGGCAGCGGGAGCGTCGAGATGGTCGGCGACGTCGTGGTCGGCACCGGCCACGTGGTCGGCGACCTGTTCTCCGGCAACTGGTCGGACGCCGGGCACGGCGCGGTGGCCACGGGGACCGAACTGCTCAACGACGCGGGCGACCTCGTGGTCGGCACGGTCGGCAACGTCGCCGAGTTCGGCCGGGACGTCTACGACGGCGCGGGCGGCGTGGTGAAGAAGATCGGCTCCTGGTTCTAA
- a CDS encoding pirin family protein, producing MSNVEAGPEVVAHEPSDARSGPELLQPRLVPLGGPRAQPVRRTLPQRARSLIGAWCFVDHYGPTEDVGLMSIPGHPHTGLQTVSWLFAGTIEHHDTVGSHALVRAGEMNLMTAGRGIAHSEYAVAGGGVLHGVQLWIALPDRDRFVEPRFEHHVPEPRMVGDTRVTVFLGSLAGSTSPVATSAPLLGAQLDIPAGATLVLDVDPAFEHGILVDEGDVRVAGATATDAELLYLPTGSSTLTVEVGDRPVRALLLGGTPLGERIVMWWNFIGRAHDEVERFRAEWQEQAAAGGTGPYGTFPDQWASVLPAPELPNARLKSRG from the coding sequence ATGAGCAACGTGGAAGCCGGGCCCGAGGTCGTGGCGCACGAGCCGTCGGACGCGCGTTCCGGGCCGGAACTCCTCCAGCCGCGCCTGGTCCCGCTCGGCGGCCCGCGGGCCCAGCCGGTGCGGCGGACGCTGCCGCAGCGCGCCAGGTCGCTGATCGGCGCCTGGTGCTTCGTCGACCACTACGGGCCCACCGAGGACGTCGGCCTCATGTCGATCCCCGGCCACCCGCACACCGGGCTCCAGACGGTGTCCTGGCTGTTCGCCGGGACCATCGAGCACCACGACACGGTGGGGTCGCACGCCCTCGTCCGCGCGGGCGAGATGAACCTGATGACGGCGGGGCGGGGGATCGCGCACTCCGAGTACGCCGTGGCGGGTGGCGGGGTGCTGCACGGGGTGCAGCTGTGGATCGCGCTGCCGGACCGGGACCGGTTCGTCGAGCCGCGCTTCGAGCACCACGTCCCCGAACCGCGGATGGTCGGCGACACGCGCGTGACGGTGTTCCTGGGGTCGTTGGCGGGATCGACGTCACCGGTCGCGACGAGCGCGCCGCTGCTGGGGGCCCAGTTGGACATCCCGGCGGGCGCCACGCTGGTCCTGGACGTCGATCCGGCTTTCGAGCACGGGATCCTGGTCGACGAGGGCGACGTGCGGGTCGCCGGCGCGACCGCGACCGACGCGGAACTCCTCTACCTGCCAACGGGTTCGTCGACGCTGACCGTCGAGGTGGGCGACCGCCCCGTCCGCGCTCTGCTGCTCGGCGGCACGCCGCTGGGCGAGCGGATCGTCATGTGGTGGAACTTCATCGGGCGCGCGCACGACGAGGTCGAGCGGTTCCGCGCGGAGTGGCAGGAGCAGGCCGCGGCGGGCGGAACGGGCCCGTACGGCACGTTCCCCGACCAGTGGGCCTCGGTCCTGCCCGCCCCGGAACTCCCCAACGCCCGCCTCAAGTCGCGCGGTTAG
- a CDS encoding sterol carrier family protein: MPSKPVDPKESRAAVAAVLPWLAGEAEQPERAVLAAAVRLSLRTLEQVAPGRSVEVRVPPFAAVQCVPGPRHTRGTPPNVVETDPRTWLELATGRLGWDEALADARVSASGSRADLSAVLPVLRFQATDF, from the coding sequence GTGCCGTCGAAACCCGTTGACCCCAAGGAGTCCCGCGCCGCCGTGGCCGCCGTCCTGCCCTGGTTGGCGGGGGAGGCCGAGCAGCCGGAACGGGCCGTGCTGGCCGCCGCGGTGCGGCTGAGCCTGCGCACGCTGGAGCAGGTCGCGCCGGGGCGCAGCGTCGAGGTGCGGGTGCCGCCGTTCGCCGCGGTGCAGTGCGTGCCCGGTCCCCGGCACACCCGCGGCACGCCGCCGAACGTCGTCGAGACCGATCCGCGCACCTGGTTGGAACTGGCGACCGGCAGGCTCGGCTGGGACGAGGCGTTGGCCGACGCGAGGGTCAGCGCGTCGGGGAGCCGTGCGGACCTGTCGGCGGTGCTGCCGGTGCTGCGCTTCCAGGCGACGGACTTCTAG
- a CDS encoding ESX secretion-associated protein EspG, translating to MTYFGGQVEREPVSLSTEEFDVLWEHLDLGPMPLVIKVPSPGRTSRERRDLELRVWHALEARGLGRPIALHPELDHLLRMFVRPEREVDARVWIGRSVRVLAVANGDWGAVATLSDNRIVLRRVAGSGLPAAVLGALPAHPAGSGHSVTMPSADLEAAVKGSDGSEKGLENSLRSRGVREEDATTLVKMFTGLVHTGNFGAAARDKYGKRCRPDRVVAFFDTEDGRYLQQRRASGGTEPWSTFTPTDLRRLTFQLDELLAEAVRDAKG from the coding sequence GTGACGTACTTCGGGGGGCAGGTGGAGAGGGAACCCGTTTCCCTCTCCACCGAGGAGTTCGACGTGCTGTGGGAGCACTTGGACCTGGGGCCGATGCCACTGGTGATCAAGGTGCCGTCTCCCGGCAGGACGTCGCGGGAACGCCGTGACCTGGAACTGCGGGTCTGGCACGCGCTGGAAGCCCGCGGGCTGGGTCGGCCGATCGCGCTGCACCCCGAACTCGACCACCTCCTCCGGATGTTCGTCCGCCCGGAGCGGGAGGTGGACGCCAGGGTCTGGATCGGCAGGAGCGTCCGCGTGCTGGCCGTCGCGAACGGCGACTGGGGGGCCGTGGCGACCCTGTCGGACAACCGGATCGTGCTGCGGCGCGTGGCGGGATCCGGGCTGCCGGCGGCCGTGCTCGGCGCGCTGCCCGCGCACCCGGCCGGGTCCGGGCACTCGGTGACCATGCCGAGCGCCGACCTGGAGGCCGCGGTCAAGGGTTCCGACGGTTCGGAGAAGGGCCTGGAGAACTCGCTGCGCTCCCGCGGCGTGCGCGAGGAGGACGCCACCACGCTGGTGAAGATGTTCACCGGTCTCGTGCACACGGGCAACTTCGGCGCGGCGGCCAGGGACAAGTACGGCAAGCGCTGCCGCCCGGACCGCGTGGTCGCGTTCTTCGACACCGAGGACGGCCGTTACCTCCAGCAACGCCGTGCTTCGGGAGGAACCGAACCCTGGAGCACGTTCACGCCGACGGACCTGCGTAGGCTGACCTTCCAGCTGGACGAGTTGCTCGCGGAAGCCGTGCGCGACGCGAAGGGCTGA
- a CDS encoding PPE domain-containing protein, whose product MGDHRWRGYSHEELHKMINAGPGVAASIPLEDKWASLSDSLSRIDASIHEGLEKVGAGWEGASAEAATGALSPLSQWAADAGQGSDTMKVSAQLQGDYIADARKEMPEPVPVTTEAPSTADKVLGALSGPVGMMHVIDQQKDHEAQEAAQENAEQKAITVMNNYQSSSEWNSDTLGQFVPPPQVVIDTPPPGGAGSYNSTSANYTSADSSTYTPSGGGGGGTTGTSSATAPVLPPAVNQPPVFTGGGNGGGGTTNTSWTPPPSGPPVQPPVNLPQPTPPRAPVPPPVGFPPPGSGPIRPPATGPGRGPIAPPGRAPVPPGGLRPGPTPAGGPGVAGRPGGPAGQGGLRPGAPGGPGGVGGPGGQGARPGFGPGGTPGATGGAKAPGGGQFTRPGAPGGFGPGAAGAAGRGGPGAPGGRGGQGAGGMGAGRGGDGEEDVEHKVADYLVETKDVFGDERLVAPPVIGEAPQR is encoded by the coding sequence ATGGGTGATCACCGCTGGCGCGGGTACTCCCACGAAGAGCTGCACAAGATGATCAACGCCGGTCCCGGCGTCGCCGCGTCCATCCCGCTCGAGGACAAGTGGGCCTCGCTGTCGGACTCCCTGAGCCGGATCGACGCGTCCATCCACGAAGGACTCGAGAAGGTCGGGGCCGGCTGGGAAGGCGCCTCGGCCGAGGCCGCGACGGGCGCGCTGTCGCCGCTGTCGCAGTGGGCGGCGGACGCGGGCCAGGGCTCGGACACGATGAAGGTCTCGGCCCAGCTCCAGGGCGACTACATCGCGGACGCCCGCAAGGAGATGCCCGAGCCGGTGCCGGTGACGACCGAGGCGCCGTCCACAGCGGACAAGGTCCTCGGCGCGCTGTCCGGGCCGGTCGGCATGATGCACGTGATCGACCAGCAGAAGGACCACGAGGCCCAGGAAGCCGCTCAGGAGAACGCTGAGCAGAAGGCCATCACGGTCATGAACAACTACCAGTCGAGCAGCGAGTGGAACAGCGACACGCTGGGCCAGTTCGTCCCGCCGCCGCAGGTGGTCATCGATACCCCGCCGCCGGGTGGCGCGGGGTCGTACAACAGCACCAGCGCGAACTACACGAGCGCCGACTCGTCGACCTACACGCCGAGCGGCGGCGGTGGCGGTGGCACGACGGGCACGTCGTCGGCCACGGCTCCGGTGCTGCCTCCCGCGGTCAACCAGCCACCGGTCTTCACCGGCGGCGGTAATGGCGGAGGCGGCACGACGAACACGTCGTGGACGCCGCCGCCGTCCGGTCCGCCGGTGCAGCCGCCGGTGAACCTCCCGCAGCCCACCCCGCCCAGGGCCCCGGTGCCCCCGCCCGTCGGCTTCCCGCCGCCGGGCAGCGGCCCGATCCGCCCGCCGGCCACCGGTCCGGGCAGGGGACCGATCGCGCCTCCGGGCAGGGCCCCGGTCCCGCCCGGCGGCCTCCGTCCCGGCCCGACCCCGGCAGGCGGTCCCGGTGTCGCCGGTCGTCCCGGCGGGCCCGCGGGCCAGGGCGGTCTCCGTCCCGGTGCTCCCGGTGGTCCGGGTGGCGTCGGCGGTCCCGGCGGTCAAGGTGCCCGCCCCGGCTTCGGTCCCGGCGGCACGCCCGGCGCGACCGGTGGTGCCAAGGCTCCCGGCGGCGGCCAGTTCACCCGTCCCGGCGCTCCCGGCGGCTTCGGTCCCGGTGCCGCGGGCGCGGCAGGCCGAGGCGGTCCCGGTGCTCCCGGTGGCCGCGGCGGTCAGGGCGCGGGCGGCATGGGCGCCGGTCGTGGGGGCGACGGCGAAGAGGACGTCGAGCACAAGGTCGCCGACTACCTGGTCGAGACCAAGGACGTTTTCGGTGACGAGCGGCTCGTGGCGCCGCCCGTGATCGGGGAGGCGCCGCAGCGGTGA
- a CDS encoding transcriptional regulator: MFVADGGGGSSQPPIPEYSGSKQGLRVDPSAIPAARKVFEDALSELDTQLTDTASALKAKQWAMDPVSRETAEKFNHDTFASGDSAALTAILAYREQLNGVVTQLTQIEATYRRVEGDNVASWGRINPA; encoded by the coding sequence GTGTTCGTCGCGGATGGTGGTGGAGGCTCGTCGCAGCCTCCGATCCCCGAGTACAGCGGCTCGAAGCAGGGCCTTCGGGTCGACCCTTCGGCCATTCCCGCTGCTCGGAAGGTGTTCGAGGACGCTCTCAGCGAGCTGGACACGCAGTTGACCGACACGGCTTCCGCGCTGAAGGCGAAGCAGTGGGCGATGGACCCGGTGAGCCGGGAGACCGCCGAGAAGTTCAACCACGACACGTTCGCCTCCGGCGATTCCGCCGCGCTCACCGCGATCCTCGCCTACCGCGAGCAGCTCAACGGCGTTGTGACTCAGCTCACCCAGATCGAAGCCACCTATCGCCGGGTCGAAGGCGACAACGTCGCGTCCTGGGGGCGCATCAACCCCGCCTGA
- a CDS encoding DUF3558 domain-containing protein: MLSHRHRVAALVAVAALLGGCTEKTAGTASAGAVGTTAASGTSVPTSTTPPVSRPKAVDLKGVDSCAVLSDAQKQQFGLTRTPGTLKSSAYQGATLCSIGSADFTYGIGVVVAANEGVELFEAGVASGELTPLRVGGFPALTGRSTAVLPTCTVYLDLADGQLVDLGVNSTKVPMDELCTRAKTIAEAVVQTLTAS; this comes from the coding sequence ATGCTGAGCCACCGGCACCGAGTCGCGGCACTGGTCGCCGTCGCCGCCCTCCTCGGCGGGTGCACCGAGAAGACCGCGGGTACCGCGTCGGCCGGGGCGGTCGGGACCACGGCGGCCTCCGGGACGTCGGTACCCACCAGCACCACGCCCCCGGTGTCGCGGCCGAAGGCGGTCGACCTCAAGGGCGTGGACTCGTGCGCGGTGCTGTCCGACGCGCAGAAGCAGCAGTTCGGGCTCACCAGGACGCCGGGGACGCTGAAGTCGTCGGCCTACCAGGGCGCGACGCTGTGCAGCATCGGGTCGGCCGACTTCACCTACGGGATCGGGGTCGTGGTGGCCGCGAACGAGGGCGTCGAACTGTTCGAGGCGGGGGTCGCGAGCGGTGAGCTGACGCCGTTGCGGGTGGGCGGCTTCCCCGCCCTCACGGGTCGGTCGACGGCCGTGCTGCCGACGTGCACGGTGTACCTCGACCTGGCCGACGGGCAGCTGGTGGACCTCGGGGTGAACAGCACGAAGGTGCCGATGGACGAACTGTGCACGCGCGCGAAGACGATTGCGGAAGCAGTGGTCCAGACGCTCACCGCGAGCTGA